ACCATTTACTTCACCTTCGTTACAATATCTCTAGAACTCGAGTTGTTTGAGATTAAGGATCTTTAACATACAATGTCTTTTAACATATTGCTCTACTATGCAATTTTAATGCAGAAAGACTTGTGACAGATGAACGTGCGTGATCAATAAATCGGGTCGTCTAGAGCCTCAAAAACCGCTCTTATTGTGACTTCCACAATTACACTAAGGTGGATATATCCTCAAAGAGGCATAGCAGACAAATTAGTCACatcacaaaataaataattaaattaaagatAATCTAAGACGCATGTCTAGCAATTAGTcattatttacaaaaatattgtGTAAAAACTGTTAAAACAACTCGATAAGATAAATAGGTAGCTATTGTAAATGGtagtttaaaaattaaaaaataaacattaaGAAACTGAAAGTAGCTCTTATGTGGGTTTCTCGATTAATATTACTGGTAAAAAAAGGTCAAGGCAAATCTTTAATAataaaagatatttaattacattgatttttttttattgttaccAAGATCACCTATCATATGTCATATCGTATACATtcaatacataaatatatatagtaaTAAAATCTGGCTGTCGGCTTACAAACTCATGAACAAACACGTGAAAGGCCCAAGATCAGTGAGAACTGTGTTTTAGTCGAACAAGTCATGAACCAGTTCTACCCCACTCccctaaattcaaaattcaatggGAAAAACTCACTTCCTACGATCTAATGTAGCTTCTGAAGCACCAAGAGCAGTAGTTAAAGAACAGGAGCAGCAAAACTTAACCTTGTGTAAGTTTTGAGCAATACGATAACTCACTTGTATGTAATATAACCAAAGCATTTTTATAAGATCAGAAAAGTCAACCGCCGACATCTCTTAACCATATTTCTTCAAATTACCCTTTTAAAACACTATATAAGATAGAGACAAGAGTGAAAAAGGCTACCACCTTACAATATTGATACATGTGTTGGATGAAAAGTTGAATTTGTAATGATGATGtctttgaaaattaaaaaaaaaatctctgtAATATgttatttatgttattttaCTAGATCATATATTTCACTATTCCTTCTATAACAGATCCGAGAatgcaacaaaaatagaaaaaacAACCTAAGAAACACTCACATGCTGGAAGGTTGGATATATCTGCTGAAACTGCACATGGTATACCCAAGTTTGAAAGTGCTCCCCTTATTATTCCGCAAGGAAAGTAAAGATGCATGCCGGTAGCTTGAGCTTCCTTGTTGTCTGCCATTGCTGAAGGATCTTGAATAGAACCAGAGGCTTCTACCGACGGGTCAACTGACATATGTGCAAGCCATCGAAACTGATTATCTTGTAATACAAAAGTTCCCTGCAAGGAAAACATAATTGGTCACACAAATCATGTGAAATTATCTTTCTAGTTCCTTCAGATTCGCATACGCACTCTGTGATTTGTCTTTAAGTTATCAATCTGCTTCTTAAATAGTTCAGACCAAAAGTCCTTGCAAATGAACTTGATAGCCTCCAGGTGATCCGTGAATCTAGGTCGATCCATTGTATATCTGGCACAAAACCAGATGACATTCAATGAGTTTCCTCATCAATACATGAAAAGCAATACCAAATATCATGTGATTTGAACATTCTGCATCAAGATGAAATTTTTCTCATGTAAACTGTTTAAACCTTTCAAGAATTGGCACATATTGGATCAAAATTTAGGCAATGACAAAGATGTTGGCCTTAACTCTactataattttgtttttagaatTTCTCGTTTAAAGCTACAAGTCAAAAGATACTCTATATGAACAAGCTATGAGTGTATTCAGTCAATCGAGAACACCTAAGCCGCCACCAATTTCTCGCACAAGGTCAGTAGGTTAACCACTCCTTTCAAACTATTACAACTTCCACCAGTAATCAAATTAGCCAAATTATGAAGGAATTATAACCTTTTCTAGTGAAGAAGCTTTCAATATAAAACTTTCACTAGGTTCACAGCAGAAATAAGAAAAGTAAACAAGAGCCCGCGTGTTGAAAAAAATGTAACAGCATCATGTCACATTCAATTCAGAAACTTCGATCCATATAGCTTCCATCACAAACACATTTCTCCAAGACCATCAATCACTGCTTTTGCTTCATTATTAAATACCAAAGAACCTCCGCTAGTTCATTCAATCGACGATCACATACCGCCACAAACCTGCAACTAAAAAAATTCACAATTTCCCATTTTGCATTACCATCCAAGTATCTAACCCCACATCGATTTCAAATGGGATATTTACCTCACCaaataatcaaacaaataaCAACGAAACTTCAATCGGTAATGTGTATAAGAACAAACCTCTCAGACAGTTGGTGGCCAACCTGAAAGCCAATGGCTTCGATCCTTCGGGCAGCTAGCTCGGGCTTGTTGGCGTAGAAGCCGTTGCAATACGAGGAGACGATCTCCGTGAGCAGACTCTCCACGCAACTTTCCGACACTTCCCTCACCATAATTCTCCTCTTGCCCGCGATAGGGTAACTGTAATTGGGATCTATCCACCAGGGTTTTGATTCGGAGTTTGAGATCGATTGAAACCGGAGTCTCTGCAGCCGTTTTTATCTGAGGACCGATCGGTTTTTGTTGTTCATCTCGTTTGGTTCAATTTTATATCTTATTTTTTAACAGGTCTCATGAGACcgtcctactcatattcacaataaaaaataatacttttaacataaaaagtaatattttttatggattacccaaataaagatctgtctcacaaaatacgacctgtgagagcATCTCACATACATTTTTGTCCTTATTTTTATAgccaaaaaaactaaaaaaaaaaaaaacttatttcaAAGTAATTGTATTTATGTAACACTTAAATTGCAATTATTCAATGTTGCatttgtaaaataattttaaaaaattcagtaaaataagcttgaaaataaaaacatttaGTTAATTGAATTTATTAATGGAATTGggctttaaaaaaatttaagttgatgataaaattgattttttagcttgatcatatatcaattaagtcatttacaataattaatatataatttggtCAATTTATCAATAATTCGTGTATCAACATAGATtttactcttagcataaaactATATCGAcaaccatatttttattaatcgTATATCTAAATCAAGTTAATTCAtgacatttaaaaaaaagaatattttaaattgttataaaTTGGGTTCTCAGAGTGAGAAATGGTAGGATAAAtgttcaagagaacaagtaatataatttctatttttttaatataaatatagatTAACAATCACTATTAGCTATTATGTTTTCTAATTACTAATTAAGACAAAGCATTCTATTTATAGACGTAAGAAAATCGAGTAAACTAAAATACTATCTTTATATGTAAATTACTGAACCTGGATTAAGTTTAAATATagttatattaaatattaaatatatactaAAAAAATCTTAAATAGTATGTTTTTTGAgtaagtcttttgtgagacgatcttacgaATTTttacgagtcaaccctactgatattcacgataaaaaataacattcttaacataaaaaataatactttttcatggatgacctaaataaaatttcgtctcataaaatacgacctgtgaaacCGTCtgacataaatttttttcatgtttttaataaacatataATATAGCTTTGCCCTCCATTGTTataaaaacaatttaaaaattgaTTCTGATATGAAGAAATGATATTTAGAAGTTATTTTTAATTCCTTGGAATTCTTGATGAACGAAGTATTGGAATTTTGGTATTTTTTTCCCCTTAAATTTCTCATgtactttttttaaaacaatattttaaatttgttgttttttatttcttatataattattttgaaacaatacttaatttttttaaaaaaaaatcatttgttTTAAAAGGAAGATTTTTttcctttcaaaaaaaaaaaaaacaggaaGATTTTTTAAGGAATCAATTATTAGCATTTGTCAAGATTTAAAGACAGCAGTCAAATTCCAAACACATATTTCACGTGCTTTCCGTGTACCTCCATAGATTATGGCTTCGCTGCCGCTAAACTTGAACGACTGCCGCCACCAGCCTCAGGGTCAGAATCAACGGATCCTGCCTAAGCGCATTATTCTTCTGCGCCATGGCGAAAGTGAAGGCAACATAGATGGAAGTGCATACGCGACAACACCCGACTATAAATTACCCTTGACGCCTCTAGGCGTCGACCAGGCCAAACGGGCTGGCTCAGACATCAGGCATGTCGTCTCCGACCGCGGACTTTCGTCGAATTGGAAAGTCTATTTCTACCTGTCTCCTTACCATAGGTCTCGTTCAACCCTCCGCGAGATCGGTCGTGCCTTTCCCAAGAGGAGAATCATTGGGGTAAGGGAAGAATGCCGGATTAGAGAACAGGATTTCGGAAACTTTCAGGTTGCCCAACGGATGAAAGTGATTGAGGAGACGAGAGAGAGGTTTGGGAGGTTCTTTTATCGCTTTCCCGAAGGAGAGTCTGCTGCTGATGTTTATGATCGTGTTTCAAGTATTCTTTTCTTTTCTACCACCTTACATCCTCGTTCGATCACCTCTACTTTTTGCTGCTCCTCCTTTCGTTATTTATCTTGTATTGATTCAGTTGAGATGCAAAAGATGGAGCTGCTTTAGTTATACTATTTGAACATGGAGTGcttttatactgaaataatATGTTTCTTGTTTTCGACTAGCAATAAGAGATTATAATTTTGCTTCCTTACCTGTAATTTTCAGTGATATTACTAGGAGATTTGCTATCTTCAGCAAGTAGGATTCCGAAACATTGTGAGGGAAACTTAAGTAAAGATTTCTTTCCTTCCGGTAGGTCGATTTGGATGAACCTATTTAGATGTATACAGTTAATCTGAAATGGCAGTACAATCTTCCTTGCCAATGCTTTAGCTGGTAACATGGATCTAGAGGTCATCTTGTACAAAAGTTCCTACTCACTATATACGTTTTGGAGAGAATTTAATGAGGATTTTTATAGTTCTGAAGGAAATGGTGTGAAAAACAGCTCTGAAGAGTAGGATGACTTCTGGATTTAGTTGATCATTATTCAGATTGGCTGAAATGGTTCGAACTCACAGATTGTGGATTATGCTTGGAAATATAGTGCGAGTGTAAAATGCTGGTCTCTTTAGTTCGTGTGAAATTTAATTACATGGTATTGATTCTTGATGAGAAATTGTAAGCTGCCGCAGAagtaaaacttttaaattcaagtTTAAGAAGAATGTCTCTCTTGTTTTAGAGTCCCTTTGGGTTATTGTCGGCATTTTCCATAATGTATTGTGGTTTTCTTCCTAGTAGTATAACAAATAATCAACAATTTATGAGACCACCTTTGAAATATGTTACTAAATGATTCATCGAACATTTCCTAATTCGAATGTTTAAAGGGATTATCTGTCCTCCTTGGGTTGATTTTTAAACCAAGaacattgatttttttttctccaTCTGCATTCGATGATTATGTTATGGGCACTCTTTATAAGTGAATGCAAGAACTTCTCTGGTAACTTGGATTAATATGTGTTCACTCTGAATTTTTTTACTTTCTTATTTTGTGTCTGCTCACAAACTGCATATAATCCACAATATGTGAACTTTAACTTTTTTctactttattatttattttgtgcGTGCACACAGTTGCATGGAAACTGCATGTACGTAAAATTCTTTGGTATACATTTGTTGATTCTATCCTTAAATGACATGTTGGTGGCTTTTCTTAGTTTATGGTTTGGTTGGGCTTCACTTGAGAAGAGGCAGACAATTTAGAGAGGAACTACAGCTATGTTTGGTTTATTGTTCTGTATTTTCTGTAAAGTGTGAGATATTTCACTGTGTGTTTGGTTTTGTTTCTGAAGTTGTGTACGTGTTGGTGTGTTTATAAAAGTTATTAAAGATTTTGTCACTGTGCCGTCTCTCTATGATGTTTCTATAATTGTTTGCCTCTGAGACTGTGAAAGAACTTCTAACTTTTACTTCTGTGATGCCTATTTGCACGGATTTTCTTTTAGTAGTCATATCCAGTATCCCTAAGAAATGGGGGAAGGATAATGTGAGAGTCCTATCCCAATAATGAtttataaacatgcaatcatgattaatcaataaataacaaaaaaataagttaaaaatttgtgtttaagcttataaaaatttcgatatgattttttcataaataagaTATACCAGAAAATCAAATACTCAAAATACGCATATGCCCTCAATAAACATAATAACATAATAATATGTCAGCCAGACACAATCATGACATATACAAACCCAAAATATTATAGAACCAACGAGATCGTAGAAGGCAgttgaatatattttttaatggttAGCAGAGCCTAATCTGCATCTAAAAATGAATCTCTTTCTTTTGCCCGCGAAGGCCAGTGGGGAGAGACTTGATAGCCTACTAAGTCCTCCTTTCGAGCCTTCGGATCAACTCGTTGGGGAACGAATGTTCTGGTAGCTcgataatatcataatacaatcctccaaatatatacatatagtatATGGGAGACGGCAACAACACACAGTACTTAAATACAACTGAGCTCACTCTCAAAGAGCTCTGGTACTTCCTGAGACTTCCTATTGAGGGCCTGAGGTCGAATCACCTGTCATGTATTC
This region of Primulina eburnea isolate SZY01 chromosome 14, ASM2296580v1, whole genome shotgun sequence genomic DNA includes:
- the LOC140812577 gene encoding uncharacterized protein, whose protein sequence is MVREVSESCVESLLTEIVSSYCNGFYANKPELAARRIEAIGFQVGHQLSERYTMDRPRFTDHLEAIKFICKDFWSELFKKQIDNLKTNHRGTFVLQDNQFRWLAHMSVDPSVEASGSIQDPSAMADNKEAQATGMHLYFPCGIIRGALSNLGIPCAVSADISNLPACSFVVRVKA
- the LOC140812281 gene encoding phosphoglycerate mutase-like protein AT74 → MASLPLNLNDCRHQPQGQNQRILPKRIILLRHGESEGNIDGSAYATTPDYKLPLTPLGVDQAKRAGSDIRHVVSDRGLSSNWKVYFYLSPYHRSRSTLREIGRAFPKRRIIGVREECRIREQDFGNFQVAQRMKVIEETRERFGRFFYRFPEGESAADVYDRVSSFLELLWRDIDMNRLHQDSSDDLNLVIVSHGLAIRVFLMKWFKWTVEQFEYLNNLGNCEFRVMQLGLGGDYSLAIHHTDEELRKWGLSDEMIEDQKWRVDSTRGDWNEKHLWYLDSFFDQYAKDSDSEDKNEL